AGGCCGCCCGCGCGCTGGACCTGCTGCGTCCCCGCATCGCCATCCCCATGCACTACGGCACCTTCCCGGTCCTGACCGGCGACCCACAGGTCTTTGCGCGCGAAGGCCGTGAGCGCGGCGTGGACGTGCGGGTGCTGGCGCCGGGGGAGACGACGGAAGTGTGAGGGGCAATTCCCCGGCGGGGAGAAGCTGCCGGAATCCTAAACTCTCCCCATGAACCGGACGGACCGCCTCTTCGCGTTGCTGCTTGAACTTCGCGGAGAGGGCTGGACGCCCGCCGAAGACCTGGCCCTCACCTTTGGTGTCAGCGTGCGGACCGTTTACCGCGACATGCTGGCTCTGGGCGAGGCAGGTGTGCCGCTGGTCAGCTTGCCGGGCAAGGGCTACCGCCTGCTCGAAGGCTATTTCCTGCCACCGCTTCACCTGACGGTGGAAGAGGCGGTGATGCTGACCCTCGGCGGCGACGCGGTGCGGGGGGCTTTCGATGCCGAGTACGCCCAGGCGTTGACCTCGGCGCTGCGCAAACTGGAGGCGGCTCTCCCCGAGGGCAAGCGTGTGGAAGTGGCCGAATTGCGCCGTCACCTGCGCGTGATTCCACCGGATGAGAGCGGGGACGCCGAGTTGCTGCGGCGGTTACGCGCTGCCGTGCTGGGCCGCCGCGCCGTGACCTTCGCCTATCACAAGCCGGATGCCCCTGTGGAAACGCGAAAGGTCTATCCCCTCTCCCTGATTCACCTGCATGGCGTCTGGCTCCTGGGTGCGTTCGACCCGGCACGCGGCGCGCGGCGGACTTTCCGCCTCACCCGGATGGCCGAAGTGCGCCTGTTGCCGCAGACGTTCGAGCTTGACCCCCGCTGGCGGGCCGGTCTCGCTCCAGAACGCGAGCGGCGGGGAGTGCAGGTCCGCTTGCAGTTTCCCCACGAACTCAGGCGGGCCGTGCGGGAGCGGCCGCATTTCTTCCAGATGGCAGAACAGGATGTGGCGGGCGGTTTTGAAGTAATCCTCCAGATCCGTGACCTGCGTGACGTTCTCGCCTGGGTATTGTCGTGGGGCGCGGGCGTCCGGGTATTGGAGCCACCCGAACTGCGCGAGCAGGTCCGTGAGGAAGCGCGGCGGATGCTCCTGACATAGGGATGTCACTGTCCTCCGGCAAGCTGGATTCAGGAGGTCAGAGATGAAAACCATTCTCGCTTTTGTCACCCTGCATACGCCCGATTACCCGGCGGCCCGCGCCTACTTCACCGAGGTGCTGGGCTTCGAGCCGACCGAGGAGCGCCCCGGCGCGAACGCTTTCGTGCAGGCGAGCGGTGCCGGGCTGGCGATCCGTGAAGACCGTGAGGCCAGACCGCCGCTCGGTGTGGGTGTGACCGCCTATTTCATCGTGCCGGATCTGGAGAACTACCACACGCAACTCGCCCGGCGCGGCGCGGAGATTGTTGAACCGCCGCACGACATGCCCTTTGGCCGTACTTTCACCGTAAAGACCCCTGACGGCCACCGGCTCGGCTTCTACGAGGCCTGAACGGCGGGACCGCTCCCCCCTCCAGGCCTACCCCGTCCCCTGAAACTCCACCTGCACGCCCAGCCCGTCCGCCGTCTGCCG
The window above is part of the Deinococcus metallilatus genome. Proteins encoded here:
- a CDS encoding helix-turn-helix transcriptional regulator, translated to MNRTDRLFALLLELRGEGWTPAEDLALTFGVSVRTVYRDMLALGEAGVPLVSLPGKGYRLLEGYFLPPLHLTVEEAVMLTLGGDAVRGAFDAEYAQALTSALRKLEAALPEGKRVEVAELRRHLRVIPPDESGDAELLRRLRAAVLGRRAVTFAYHKPDAPVETRKVYPLSLIHLHGVWLLGAFDPARGARRTFRLTRMAEVRLLPQTFELDPRWRAGLAPERERRGVQVRLQFPHELRRAVRERPHFFQMAEQDVAGGFEVILQIRDLRDVLAWVLSWGAGVRVLEPPELREQVREEARRMLLT
- a CDS encoding VOC family protein — its product is MKTILAFVTLHTPDYPAARAYFTEVLGFEPTEERPGANAFVQASGAGLAIREDREARPPLGVGVTAYFIVPDLENYHTQLARRGAEIVEPPHDMPFGRTFTVKTPDGHRLGFYEA